A window of the Motilibacter rhizosphaerae genome harbors these coding sequences:
- a CDS encoding sensor histidine kinase, protein MTEAGAASPSTSTRDDLELRRLEALHEYELLDQPADDELEAAVRVAASVAGVPTATINLIDENRQCQLTTVGFAGTDSPRSDSMCALKFLEGRTVHVFDASQHPDYRDNPWVTGLLADVRFYASVPLVTPQGHVLGTLCVFDSAVKALSADQLLRLEDCAALVLALFERRRQARRTYELAEELQARRAELERSNRELAEFAAVASHDLGSPLTTVSGYLELLEDLRGGELDEDALSWVQTARRGVSRMQGLIAALLSYASAGSGSGAGRRGQVDCGAVLADVLGDLELAVSEAGAEVVAGELPTAYADATLLRQLLQNLVANALRYRRPEGACRIAVTAERTPAGWTFRVADNGRGIPADDRQRVFGMFATAAGSGRPGGRTPGGFGIGLATCQRIVERHGGTIWAEETPGGGATLAFTLPQR, encoded by the coding sequence GTGACCGAGGCCGGCGCAGCGAGCCCCAGCACGAGCACGAGGGACGACCTCGAGCTCCGGCGCCTGGAGGCGCTGCACGAGTACGAGCTGCTCGACCAGCCCGCCGATGACGAGCTCGAGGCGGCCGTCCGCGTCGCGGCGAGCGTCGCCGGCGTCCCCACCGCGACGATCAACCTCATCGACGAGAACCGCCAGTGCCAGCTGACGACGGTCGGCTTCGCCGGCACGGACTCGCCGCGCTCGGACTCCATGTGCGCGCTGAAGTTCCTCGAGGGCCGGACCGTGCACGTGTTTGACGCCTCGCAGCACCCGGACTACCGCGACAACCCGTGGGTCACCGGGCTCCTCGCCGACGTGCGGTTCTACGCCTCCGTGCCCCTCGTGACCCCGCAGGGCCACGTCCTCGGGACGCTGTGCGTGTTCGACTCCGCGGTGAAGGCGCTGAGTGCGGACCAGCTGCTGCGCCTGGAGGACTGCGCCGCCCTCGTGCTGGCGCTCTTCGAGCGGCGCCGCCAGGCCCGCCGGACCTACGAGCTGGCGGAGGAGCTGCAGGCGCGGCGCGCCGAGCTCGAGCGCAGCAACCGCGAGCTCGCGGAGTTCGCCGCGGTCGCGAGCCACGACCTCGGCAGTCCGCTCACCACGGTCTCGGGCTACCTCGAGCTGCTCGAGGACCTGCGCGGCGGCGAGCTCGACGAGGACGCCCTGTCGTGGGTGCAGACCGCCCGGCGCGGGGTCTCGCGGATGCAGGGGCTCATCGCCGCCCTGCTGTCGTACGCCTCGGCCGGCTCCGGCAGCGGCGCCGGGCGGCGCGGCCAGGTCGACTGCGGCGCGGTCCTCGCCGACGTGCTCGGCGACCTCGAGCTGGCCGTGAGCGAGGCGGGGGCCGAGGTCGTCGCCGGGGAGCTCCCCACCGCGTACGCCGATGCCACGCTGCTGCGCCAGCTGCTCCAGAACCTCGTCGCCAACGCGCTGCGCTACCGGCGGCCGGAGGGCGCGTGCCGCATCGCGGTCACCGCCGAGCGCACGCCGGCCGGGTGGACCTTCCGCGTCGCCGACAACGGCCGGGGCATCCCCGCGGACGACCGCCAGCGCGTCTTCGGCATGTTCGCCACGGCCGCGGGCTCGGGACGGCCGGGCGGCCGGACGCCGGGCGGGTTCGGCATCGGGCTCGCGACCTGCCAGCGCATCGTGGAGCGCCACGGCGGCACGATCTGGGCCGAGGAGACGCCGGGCGGCGGGGCCACCCTCGCCTTCACGCTGCCGCAGCGCTGA
- a CDS encoding response regulator transcription factor: MARVLVVDDDDDIRGLVSMRLKAAGHRVVAVGDGNEALALVEERGMPEVAVLDVSMPGMDGFELLQALRELGGEDVRCVFLSARVQEADVARGREVGATYLTKPFVASALINAVERSGGAAEDSW; this comes from the coding sequence ATGGCGCGCGTCCTGGTGGTCGACGACGACGACGACATCCGCGGGCTGGTCTCGATGCGGCTCAAGGCCGCCGGGCACCGCGTCGTCGCGGTCGGCGACGGCAACGAGGCGCTCGCCCTCGTCGAGGAGCGCGGCATGCCCGAGGTGGCCGTGCTCGACGTCAGCATGCCCGGGATGGACGGCTTCGAGCTGCTCCAGGCCCTGCGCGAGCTCGGCGGCGAGGACGTGCGCTGCGTGTTCCTCAGCGCCCGCGTGCAGGAGGCCGACGTGGCCCGCGGCCGCGAGGTCGGCGCGACGTACCTCACGAAGCCGTTCGTCGCCTCGGCGCTCATCAACGCGGTCGAGCGCTCCGGCGGCGCGGCCGAGGACAGCTGGTAG
- a CDS encoding response regulator transcription factor, producing the protein MRVLVVEDDTDVSALLRSALTRQGWAVDVAGTGDEGLWMAREHAYDAVVLDGQLPDRDGFSVCRQLRDEGRWMPVLMLTGRQSVDDRVAGLDAGADDYLTKPFALPELQARLRAVTRREAKERPTVLTVGDLVLDPGSREVRRGDAGIELTAKEFALLREFMANAGQVLSRQELIERVWDFAYDGDSNVVDVYVRYLREKVDRPFGRQDLQTVRGAGYRLVPSEPAAGGGTGAP; encoded by the coding sequence ATGCGGGTGCTGGTGGTCGAGGACGACACGGACGTGAGCGCGCTGCTGCGCTCGGCCCTCACGCGGCAGGGCTGGGCCGTGGACGTGGCGGGGACCGGGGACGAGGGCCTCTGGATGGCGCGGGAGCACGCGTACGACGCCGTGGTCCTCGACGGCCAGCTGCCCGACCGGGACGGGTTCTCGGTCTGCCGCCAGCTGCGCGACGAGGGCCGCTGGATGCCCGTGCTCATGCTCACCGGCCGCCAGTCCGTCGACGACCGCGTCGCGGGCCTCGACGCCGGCGCGGACGACTACCTGACCAAGCCCTTCGCCCTGCCCGAGCTGCAGGCGCGGCTCCGCGCGGTGACGCGGCGCGAGGCGAAGGAGCGCCCGACGGTGCTCACCGTCGGCGACCTCGTCCTCGACCCCGGCAGCCGGGAGGTGCGCCGCGGTGACGCCGGCATCGAGCTGACGGCCAAGGAGTTCGCGCTGCTGCGGGAGTTCATGGCCAACGCGGGCCAGGTGCTGAGCCGCCAGGAGCTCATCGAGCGGGTGTGGGACTTCGCCTACGACGGCGACTCCAACGTCGTCGACGTCTACGTCCGCTACCTGCGGGAGAAGGTCGACCGGCCCTTCGGGCGCCAGGACCTGCAGACGGTGCGCGGCGCGGGCTACCGCCTCGTGCCCTCGGAGCCCGCGGCGGGCGGCGGGACCGGCGCGCCCTGA
- a CDS encoding TetR/AcrR family transcriptional regulator, whose translation MLPPAATGLLGLREQKKAATRAAITAAAQRLVRERGAVLLTVEEVAEAAGVSARTFHNYFASKEQAVLAPLPERAERFVEALRARPAGEPLRAALLGAFGEAVLQPGTPDPDPEWVEAVLLAAEVPGLVSEQLASFVAVQDRVVAELARRTGAQPTDLAPALLAAAFMAALPTAVLHWHAARRSEPLLSVVTEACDLLAQGLLDRDTR comes from the coding sequence GTGCTCCCACCTGCTGCCACCGGCCTCCTGGGCCTGCGCGAGCAGAAGAAGGCGGCCACGCGGGCGGCGATCACCGCGGCTGCCCAGCGCCTCGTCCGCGAGCGCGGCGCCGTCCTCCTCACCGTCGAGGAGGTCGCCGAGGCTGCGGGGGTGTCGGCGCGGACCTTCCACAACTACTTCGCGAGCAAGGAGCAGGCGGTCCTCGCGCCGCTGCCCGAGCGGGCCGAGCGCTTCGTCGAGGCCCTCCGCGCGCGGCCCGCGGGCGAGCCCCTCCGGGCGGCGCTGCTCGGGGCCTTCGGCGAGGCCGTGCTCCAGCCCGGCACCCCGGACCCGGACCCCGAGTGGGTGGAGGCGGTGCTGCTCGCCGCCGAGGTCCCGGGGCTCGTCAGCGAGCAGCTGGCGTCGTTCGTCGCCGTCCAGGACCGCGTGGTGGCCGAGCTCGCCCGCCGCACCGGCGCGCAGCCCACGGACCTCGCGCCCGCGCTGCTCGCGGCGGCGTTCATGGCCGCGCTGCCGACCGCTGTCCTGCACTGGCACGCGGCACGCCGCTCAGAACCGCTCCTCTCCGTCGTCACCGAGGCGTGCGACCTGCTGGCGCAGGGACTGCTCGACCGCGACACCCGCTAG
- a CDS encoding ATP-binding protein: MRDAPLDDVVRLAAALTGASGLELPGRGELPVHGTLPAEGVERVSVPVSSPEGTGRLWAAAPADALDRAQVALQLEVLARHTEVLLEASRRERAADVLAEVAALANDVRGMSDTLHDALELLCAFVGAPLATAYLREDKALRVVAGVHADQPGLAAFARRTSELVFTPGDGLPGTVLASGRAAWVDDLARGFVPRAGAAVDAGLRAGFAFPVVAGDTVVGVIEFLDAGVRTVDEPLLRLLTQVGVVLGRAVERQRGTEELAHREERLRRLLDSAGDAFLSSDMQGRVTEWNRRAEDLLGWTRAEMIGRDFAGVLVPEEAREGHQRGFARFRDTGVGTMLDRPVEVPVRHRDGHELDVELVLWSTGEGDAREVSAFIRDVGHRHEVERLLRADLRRQEELVEQLRQLDQAKSDVVTTVSHEFRTPLTSMLGYLELLVDDRESLDELHQQALAAVHRNTYRLKRLIDNLVVLSRFEEGTGSSLLVPVDLSGLTGTVAEEHTVSARAKGVAVRLRLQPVPRVPGDRALLERVVDNLLSNAVKFTGEGGSVDVTVRMEGSDVCLSVSDTGVGIPAEEQESVFSRFVRGRYAEAQAVQGSGIGLSVAREVVEAHGGAISLRSALGSGTHVEVRLPVPARSSGGTGGADGGDEEVGP, from the coding sequence GTGCGCGACGCACCGCTGGACGACGTCGTCCGCCTGGCCGCGGCGCTGACGGGCGCCTCCGGCCTCGAGCTCCCGGGCCGGGGCGAGCTGCCGGTGCACGGCACCCTCCCCGCCGAGGGCGTCGAGCGCGTCTCCGTGCCCGTCTCCTCGCCGGAGGGGACGGGCCGGCTCTGGGCCGCCGCCCCCGCCGACGCGCTGGACCGCGCGCAGGTCGCCCTGCAGCTCGAGGTCCTCGCCCGCCACACCGAGGTGCTGCTCGAGGCGTCCCGCCGCGAGCGGGCCGCCGACGTCCTCGCCGAGGTGGCCGCGCTCGCCAACGACGTCCGCGGCATGTCCGACACGCTGCACGACGCGCTCGAGCTGCTCTGCGCGTTCGTGGGGGCGCCGCTCGCCACCGCGTACCTGCGCGAGGACAAGGCGCTGCGCGTCGTCGCGGGCGTCCACGCCGACCAGCCCGGGCTCGCCGCCTTCGCCCGCCGCACGAGCGAGCTCGTCTTCACCCCCGGCGACGGCCTCCCCGGCACCGTGCTCGCCAGCGGGCGCGCCGCGTGGGTCGACGACCTGGCCCGCGGCTTCGTGCCGCGCGCGGGCGCGGCTGTGGACGCGGGGCTGCGGGCCGGCTTCGCCTTCCCCGTCGTCGCCGGTGACACCGTCGTCGGCGTCATCGAGTTCCTCGACGCGGGCGTGCGCACCGTCGACGAGCCGCTGCTCCGCCTGCTCACGCAGGTCGGCGTCGTCCTCGGGCGCGCGGTCGAGCGCCAGCGCGGGACGGAGGAGCTGGCCCACCGCGAGGAGCGGCTGCGCCGCCTGCTCGACTCCGCGGGCGACGCCTTCCTCTCCAGCGACATGCAGGGCCGCGTCACGGAGTGGAACCGGCGTGCGGAGGACCTGCTCGGCTGGACCCGCGCCGAGATGATCGGCCGCGACTTCGCCGGGGTGCTCGTGCCCGAGGAGGCGCGCGAGGGCCACCAGCGCGGGTTCGCCCGCTTCCGCGACACGGGCGTCGGCACGATGCTCGACCGGCCGGTCGAGGTCCCCGTGCGGCACCGCGACGGCCACGAGCTCGACGTCGAGCTCGTCCTCTGGAGCACGGGCGAGGGCGACGCCCGCGAGGTCAGCGCCTTCATCCGCGACGTCGGCCACCGTCACGAGGTCGAGCGGCTGCTCCGCGCGGACCTGCGCCGCCAGGAGGAGCTGGTCGAGCAGCTGCGCCAGCTCGACCAGGCCAAGAGCGACGTCGTGACGACCGTCTCCCACGAGTTCCGCACGCCGCTGACGAGCATGCTCGGCTACCTCGAGCTGCTCGTGGACGACCGCGAGAGCCTCGACGAGCTGCACCAGCAGGCCCTCGCCGCGGTCCACCGCAACACGTACCGGCTCAAGCGCCTCATCGACAACCTCGTCGTGCTGAGCCGCTTCGAGGAGGGCACGGGGAGCAGCCTGCTCGTGCCCGTCGACCTGTCCGGCCTGACCGGCACCGTCGCCGAGGAGCACACGGTGTCCGCCCGCGCGAAGGGCGTCGCCGTGCGCTTGCGCCTGCAGCCCGTGCCCCGCGTCCCCGGCGACCGGGCCCTTCTCGAGCGCGTCGTCGACAACCTGCTGAGCAACGCCGTGAAGTTCACCGGCGAGGGCGGGTCGGTCGACGTGACCGTCCGGATGGAGGGCAGCGACGTCTGCCTCTCCGTCAGCGACACGGGCGTCGGCATCCCCGCCGAGGAGCAGGAGTCGGTGTTCTCCCGCTTCGTCCGCGGGCGGTACGCCGAGGCGCAGGCCGTCCAGGGCAGCGGCATCGGGCTCTCCGTCGCCCGCGAGGTCGTCGAGGCGCACGGCGGCGCGATCTCCCTGCGCTCGGCCCTCGGCAGCGGGACGCACGTGGAGGTGCGCCTGCCGGTCCCCGCGCGCTCGAGCGGCGGGACCGGTGGCGCGGACGGGGGCGACGAGGAGGTCGGACCGTGA
- a CDS encoding glycerophosphodiester phosphodiesterase, with product MAHRGGNSLAAVRAAVAAGADVLELDVQPGPRGRVEVRHASRIGPLPLLWDEGRVRRGWGAQLVLEQVLEAVDALPGEHRVMVDLKGEDVRLARAVAPLLAAARREVLVCGRHWPSLAELAGPPGVRVLLSAGDAREVAALRTAVAGGGRIGDGTAYGASLASAHVTADLVRELGELLELQVAWTVNDLEECDRVLAAGVTGVTTDSAAVLRRVVALHEP from the coding sequence GTGGCGCACCGGGGCGGCAACTCGCTCGCGGCGGTGCGCGCGGCGGTCGCCGCCGGCGCGGACGTGCTCGAGCTCGACGTGCAGCCCGGGCCCCGCGGCCGGGTGGAGGTGCGCCACGCCTCCCGGATCGGGCCGCTCCCGCTGCTCTGGGACGAGGGCCGCGTACGCCGCGGCTGGGGCGCGCAGCTCGTGCTCGAGCAGGTGCTCGAGGCGGTCGACGCCCTGCCCGGGGAGCACCGGGTGATGGTCGACCTCAAGGGCGAGGACGTGCGGCTCGCGCGCGCGGTCGCCCCGCTGCTGGCGGCAGCGCGCCGCGAGGTGCTCGTCTGCGGCCGGCACTGGCCCTCGCTCGCCGAGCTCGCCGGCCCGCCCGGCGTGCGGGTGCTGCTCTCCGCGGGCGATGCGCGCGAGGTGGCCGCGCTGCGCACGGCGGTCGCCGGTGGCGGGCGGATCGGCGACGGGACGGCGTACGGCGCCTCGCTCGCGTCCGCGCACGTCACCGCGGACCTGGTCCGGGAGCTCGGCGAGCTGCTGGAGCTCCAGGTCGCCTGGACCGTGAACGACCTCGAGGAGTGCGACCGCGTCCTCGCGGCGGGCGTCACCGGCGTCACCACCGACTCGGCAGCCGTGCTGCGGCGAGTCGTGGCCCTGCACGAACCCTGA
- a CDS encoding MMPL family transporter, which yields MAPLARWCYRHRFVVASAWVLALVVLGVLSKTVGTAYNDSFSLPGTESTKALDLLQASLPAQAGESDTIVLHVASGKVTDPGVRERATAMLDRVATSDGVASVTSPYSEQGAAQVSRDGRTAYATVDFAQQVPDLPLDDVRQVVDIAQSVRGSGLQVELGGNAVQQLNQQPTSSTEAIGVLAAAVVLFVAFGSLFAMFLPLLTAVVALGVGLMVVGLASHVVTIGTIAPTLAALIGLGVGIDYALFIVTRHRNGLKEGIPVEESVVRALDTSGRAVLFAGATVCIALLGLLVLGVSFLNGMGIGAAVAVLFTVLASVTLLPALLGFLGTRVLSRRERRRLAAEGPHPEGSTGAWRRWADRVQRRPAPLALLAVLVMAVLIVPFASLRLGSSDAGNDPSGTTTRKAYDLLAEGFGPGSNGPLQLVAQVRTDQDRQAVASLAKQLTTEKGVAAAALLPSKPGATTEIISVVPTSAPQAEATSQLISRLRHHVIPAAVEGTSAKVYVGGVTAIFDDFAGVLTGKLPLFVGVIVGLGFLLLLVAFRSLLVPATAAVMNLLGAAASFGVVVAFFQWGWGSDALGLGGSGPVEAFLPVIMLSLLFGLSMDYQVFLVSRMHEEWVHTRDNARAVTMGQATTGRVITAAATIMICVFVSFVFGGQRVIAEFGVGLASAVLIDAFVIRTVLVPAVMHLFGTSNWYLPAWLDRRLPHLSVEPADEPYVPEERERVLA from the coding sequence GTGGCTCCCCTCGCCCGCTGGTGCTACCGGCACCGCTTCGTCGTCGCGTCGGCGTGGGTGCTCGCGCTCGTCGTGCTCGGCGTGCTGAGCAAGACGGTCGGCACCGCGTACAACGACAGCTTCAGCCTGCCCGGCACCGAGTCGACCAAGGCGCTGGACCTGCTGCAGGCCAGCCTCCCCGCGCAGGCCGGCGAGTCCGACACGATCGTCCTCCACGTCGCGTCCGGGAAGGTGACGGATCCAGGGGTGCGCGAGCGGGCCACCGCCATGCTCGACCGCGTCGCCACGAGCGACGGCGTCGCGTCCGTCACCAGCCCGTACTCGGAGCAGGGCGCGGCGCAGGTGAGCCGGGACGGGCGCACCGCGTATGCGACGGTGGACTTCGCCCAGCAGGTGCCGGACCTGCCGCTGGACGATGTGCGCCAGGTCGTCGACATCGCGCAGTCGGTTCGCGGCAGCGGCCTCCAGGTCGAGCTCGGCGGCAACGCGGTGCAGCAGCTCAACCAGCAGCCGACCTCGAGCACGGAGGCCATCGGCGTGCTCGCCGCCGCGGTCGTGCTGTTCGTGGCCTTCGGCTCGCTGTTCGCGATGTTCCTGCCGCTGCTCACCGCAGTCGTCGCCCTCGGCGTCGGCCTCATGGTCGTCGGGCTCGCGTCGCACGTGGTCACCATCGGCACGATCGCGCCCACGCTCGCCGCGCTCATCGGGCTCGGCGTCGGCATCGACTACGCGCTGTTCATCGTGACCCGGCACCGCAACGGGCTCAAGGAGGGCATCCCCGTCGAGGAGTCGGTGGTCCGGGCGCTCGACACCTCGGGGCGCGCGGTGCTCTTCGCCGGCGCCACCGTCTGCATCGCCCTGCTCGGCCTGCTCGTGCTGGGCGTCAGCTTCCTCAACGGCATGGGCATCGGGGCCGCGGTCGCGGTGCTCTTCACCGTCCTGGCCTCCGTCACCCTGCTGCCGGCGCTGCTCGGCTTCCTCGGGACGCGCGTGCTGTCGCGCCGCGAGCGGCGGCGCCTCGCGGCGGAGGGTCCGCACCCGGAGGGCTCGACGGGTGCCTGGCGCCGCTGGGCCGACCGCGTGCAGCGCCGGCCCGCGCCGCTCGCCCTGCTCGCCGTCCTCGTCATGGCCGTGCTGATCGTGCCGTTCGCCTCGCTGCGCCTCGGCAGCTCCGACGCCGGGAACGACCCCTCGGGGACGACGACGCGCAAGGCGTACGACCTGCTGGCCGAGGGCTTCGGCCCGGGCTCCAACGGCCCGCTCCAGCTCGTCGCGCAGGTGCGGACCGACCAGGACCGCCAGGCGGTCGCCTCCCTCGCGAAGCAGCTGACCACCGAGAAGGGCGTCGCGGCCGCGGCGCTGCTGCCCTCGAAGCCCGGTGCCACGACCGAGATCATCTCGGTGGTGCCGACGTCCGCGCCACAGGCCGAGGCGACGAGCCAGCTCATCTCGCGGCTGCGCCACCATGTCATCCCGGCAGCGGTCGAGGGGACGAGCGCCAAGGTCTACGTCGGCGGCGTGACCGCGATCTTCGACGACTTCGCCGGTGTGCTCACCGGCAAGCTGCCGCTGTTCGTCGGTGTCATCGTCGGGCTCGGCTTCCTGCTGCTGCTCGTGGCCTTCCGCAGCCTGCTCGTGCCAGCGACCGCAGCGGTCATGAACCTGCTGGGAGCAGCGGCATCCTTCGGTGTCGTCGTGGCGTTCTTCCAGTGGGGCTGGGGCTCCGACGCCCTCGGTCTCGGAGGCTCCGGTCCGGTCGAGGCGTTCCTGCCGGTCATCATGCTGTCGCTGCTGTTCGGGCTCTCGATGGACTACCAGGTGTTCCTCGTCAGCCGCATGCACGAGGAGTGGGTGCACACGCGGGACAACGCCCGCGCCGTCACCATGGGCCAGGCGACCACCGGCCGTGTCATCACCGCAGCCGCGACGATCATGATCTGCGTGTTCGTGTCGTTCGTGTTCGGCGGGCAGCGCGTCATCGCCGAGTTCGGCGTCGGCCTCGCCTCCGCCGTGCTCATCGACGCGTTCGTCATCCGCACCGTGCTCGTCCCGGCGGTCATGCACCTGTTCGGCACGTCCAACTGGTACCTCCCCGCGTGGCTGGACCGCCGCCTGCCGCACCTGTCGGTCGAGCCGGCCGACGAGCCGTACGTGCCGGAGGAGCGGGAGCGCGTCCTGGCCTGA